The Lutibacter profundi region TGTATTTTCATGAATATCGTTAAAGGTATAATCATATTGGGTTTGTAGGTAACCAAAAATTTTAATTGTAGGAACAGTTCCATCTGTTGCGGCTGCAGGATCATCTCCATCACAGCCTTGTGCATAAGTATTTACTTGAAAAAAGAGTGCAAATACAAACAATATATATATATTATTTTTCATCTTAATTGAATTTATTATTCATTAATTAACTAGAGGTAAATTTTTTGAAACTGAAGCACTCCATTTGTTAGATACCCAAGCATTATTTGAGTTGTATAATCCGTTCATACCAAATGTTATACTATAAGCATCATACCCTAAAACTCTTAAATAAGCGGTAAGTACTGCAGAAGTTTGACCTGTATAGCAATAGGTAGCAATTTTAGCATTTGAGCTAGGGTCTAAACTTTGATAACCGTTTGTTGAAAGTAAAAGTGTTTCTTTAATACGGTATGCGTTAGTAATATGCCCAAAAGCATTATAATCTGCTTCACCAAAATAATTATTAACAAAATAATTATTAGGAGATGCGAGTACATCTCCGCCAGAAACAGTTTTAAATCCGTCTGCAACTACTTGTTCAACTCTTTCTTTTAAAATTTGTGACCCATCTGTTGAAAAACTAGTTATAATAGGATCTGAAAAAACGAGGTTAGGAGGAGCTGTTGAATAGGACCAATTTGAGTTTCCTGCTGCAGGGCTACCAATATTACTATTCCAAGGTCCTGCTGTTGCAGAGTTCCATCCAGACATTCCCCATTTTAGAGCCTGCGTATTGCTATAACCATATAAACGTAATAAGGCAGTAGCATAACAAGCAGTTTGACCCGTATAGCAAACTACTAAAATTGGTTTGCTTTCAGCTTTAGGTGCTTCAGTTAAAATATCTGTAAATGCAACATTTTTAGCTCCTTGAATATGTCCGTCACCGTAGGATGCACTACTTCTAATGTCAATGATATAATATTTTGACAAGAAAGCATTTAAATCTGTTTCTGCAGGTTCACCCACAACAAATTTAATAGCGTCACCAGGGCCCGCTAATATATTATTAATGTCTAAATTATTACTAACTAAATAGTCTTTCATCAGCGTAAATGCTGGAGTAGCTTCACTATCAATTAAGTCATCACCTCTATCACAAGAAGTAAGAAATAATGATGGTATTAATAATAGACCGATAAAAAATAAAGATAATTTTTTCATAATTTTATATTTAATATTATTTGTGATAATTAGATTGAGTTATTCGATTACTGGGTACATGTGAATTTCTTTTTTTGAAAAGGCATTCCAATTTTTTTCTTTAAGAATCTTATTCATAAAGCTGTTAGCTCCATAAGCTATATTGCTTGTTTTATAGCCTATCAAATTTAGATATGCCACTGCATAAGCTGCATTTTGACCAGTTGAGCAATACATTGCTATTTCTTTATTTGTAGGAAGTGTATATAAAAATGTATTAGATGCTAAAGATGAGTTAGGTTGGTATTGTATGGCTCCAGGAATATGACCATTGTTATACTTTTCTTGATCCCAATAATTTATAATATAGTAATTAGTTGGATTTTTAAAAACTTCGGCAGATTTTATGATATGTTCTCTATATGGTATTTCAAATGCTTTTTTTAATCTGATTTTTAGAATTTCTTTAGCATCAGTTTTTCCCGTATTAAGAGTTGGGTAAATGCCTTTTTTAGCTTTAGTGTTTTTTGTAGTTTCTAATTTGTTTACAAAAGTATTTGCAATATTTTTTTCCCAAGAATTTTCGGCAAAATCTTCTCTCCAAGAACTCATTCCCCATTTCATACTATAAGTATTATTATAGCCAGCCAATCTTAAAAGGCTTGTGTAATATGCTGCAGATTGACCAGAATAACAGATTAAAATAATTTTGCTGTAATCACTAGCATTTATTTTATTTTCAAAATAAGTAAGTAATTCTGAAGCCTTAACATTATGAGCATTTTTTAAATGTCCATATTCAAACCAACTCTCACTTCTAATATCAATTATATGATATTTTACATTTTTTAGGTTCTTTTTAACTTCATTTGCAGTAACTAAGGATGGAGCTAATTCACTATTAATAAAGTTACCGTTTTCTTCTAAATATTGAACAAGAAGTTCAAATTCAGTTGGGCTATAGTTAGCTTGTTTTTTTTCTGAATTTTTAAACCCACTAAATAAAGTTGCAGTTATAAAAAGTAGTACTAAATATGTTGTTAATTTTTTCATCATGTAAGTAATTTAAATTAAATGAATGTCTTAATTATTACATCTAAATTAAATACAGATGAATTTTATTTATATGATATTTATCATGCTACATGTAATAAATATTTATTCTTTATAGTAACAATTGTTACAATATAATGTGTTGTGTAACAATTGTTTAACTATTGTATTTTGCAATTTTATTTTCGCTATTAATTTGAGGTGTTTAAAAACGAAAAAGGAATAAATTATTTTAAAAAATAAGGTAAAAAAAAGCTGTTTTTAATTTTAAAAACAGCTTTTTTTTTACTTTAATTATAAAAACTAACAACCACCTTCAGCTACCTTCTTTTTCTTTTTTTTGAGTTTTATAATTTTTTTTGGTGCTTTTTTAACAACTGTAATTTTACCCGAGTTGGCTTTTTTCATAAATTCGGCATAATTTAAGATAGGTTTTTCTAACGGGTAACTTTCTACAATAAGTTTATCATTTTTATACTTTAATTTAGCACAAAGTACTTTTGTATTTTTTATACCAAGTTGGGTTAAAAGCATCCAAGCACCACTAGCATCTTCAGGAGTTTTAGCATATAAAACAATTGTTTTATTTTCTTTATTTAATTGTTTAATATATGATTGTTGTTTAGGTTCTAGTAAATCTGGAGTATAAATATTTACTGCATTTTTAATATACCCTTTGTTGTACTCATAAGGGCTTCTTACATCAATTAAAGCGCCATCAATACTATCTAAATCTTTTATTTGCAGTATGTAATCTTGTTTTACTATATGATTTAAGATTAAATTTTTATCATTTTTGAAAATATTTTTAGGGCGTTTAAAGCTTAAAACTCCTATAAAAATTATTAAAATGAATAGTACAGCAGATATTGAAATCCTTTTTGTTTTTTCTAATTCTTTCATAATGTTATTTTAAATATAAATTAAAATTAGCAACCACCTTCAGCAACTTTCTTTTTCTTTTTAGTAAGTTTAATAACCCTTTTAGGTGCTTTTTTTACTGTTTTATGAGATGTATTACCAACACCAAAATACATTCCAGCTGCTATTCTTGTGTTATATTTATCAAATTCTTTTTTAGGAGCTGTCTCTTTAGGTATTTTAGGATTAATAATTGTGCTAAACCATTTATTTAAGCCACCTTCAAGTACATATAAGTTTTTATATCCTAATCTATTGCAAAGGAAATAGGCTTGATCTGAATAATAATTATCATTGGAGTACAATACAACATCAAATGCATCTTGATTTAAATAAGCTTCTGAATCTGATGATAACACTTCTGCTAAAGGAATATTAACGGCATTAGGTAAAGAGTATTCTTCAAATTCCTTTGGAGTTCTCACATCTACTAATAAAATTGTAGGATCTTGATTTATTAACCTATTTGCCAGTTGATCTGTATTTATATACCGTTCAGCGCTTAAAACATTAAGTAAAAAAGCTTGTGGGGTAATACCTTCATTTTTTTCATATTTAGGAAGAAGAACTAATCCTGCAGATAAAATAATTAATATGGCTGCTAAAATTTGATACCTTCTAACTAAAAACTTTTTATATTTATATGATTTTGACATAATTTTTAAGGTTTAATAAAATACTTTTTTAACTTTTTTTCGAATTAAATCTGCTATATAAAATAGTGCTATTGCTAAAATTGAAAATAGAAATATAAACCAATAAGGTGATATTCCTAATGAGTCTACAACGGTAATATGACCAAGATATGAACCATCAAACATTGGTTCTAAAAATGTAAAGAATTCAGAAAAAACAAAAACACCTATCAATATTCCAACGCCATAGGCCATAGCATCAATTTTACCAATTGCTATTGCACAAAGGTCTGTTCCAGGGCAAAAACCACCCATTACAAAACCAAACCCCATAACAATGCCACCAACAATAGATGCCCATAAGTAAGTTGGATGAATATAAAGTTGAGATATATTTAGAAACCCTAAATAATCCATATAATAAACACCAATTACAGAGACTAAGACTGCTGTAAAAAAGACTTTAAGTACCACAAAATCGTAGCCATAAAATACGCCTGCTAATTTTCTTGAAGAAGAAAACCCCGAAGCTTCTAGTATGTATCCAAAAGCGATACCAATAAACATTGCAATAACAAAATTCCACTCTGTAGGAATTACACCATTAGGAATTAAAGGTCCCATAATTATATTTTTTTTAAATTTAAATCCAGTTTTTTCTAAAAAAGTAAGCAAATAAATAACCACTACCAAAAATGGTAAGTACTGTTATAAAGCCTCCTGTTGATAATACGGCCATACCACTTAAGCCTGCTCCGCTTGTACACCCTCTTGCTAATTGAGCTCCAAATCCAAAAAACGCACCTCCAAGTAAGGCAAAAATCAGTCGTCTTTTAGATGTTATTTTAGGAGAATGTTGTACAAATAATTTAAGCCTACCGCTTAAAGCACCTGATAAAAACCCACCAATTAAAATACCTAAAGATTCAAATACTAGCCAAGTATTCATTGGAGTATCATCTTCTTTTATGAATTTTTCATAATAGGCATTATTTTCGGCATGTGTTGGGGCAATGTCATCTACAACGGTAACCACTGTGCTTTTAAAAGCACCACTAGCTCCCAAACCTCTACCTGTTATGTAAAAAGTAGCAAGAATTAAGATTCCTAATAAGAACCCTCCAAAATAAGGATTCCAATATACATGTCTATTTTTTTCAATATTAACTTTCATATCTTTATTTTTTAGTATAAGAATCTTGTTAATTGACCTGCATTTATCATAACAATTCTAAATATTAGGCCTCCCATTAATACAAGAAGGGCAGGAACTATGACGGGTACTTTAAACCCAATTACTTCTGTAAGTTCTAAAATTGCAGGTACTATTAAACCTAGGATAATTACAAAAACAAAAAACATAACAGTGTATTGTCCGCTAATTAATATTTGCATTGCTTCCAATTGAACTTGAGAACCAGCAGCCATTCCCATAAACATATGTATAATTAAAGCTAATTCTAAAATAATTAATCCTAAATCAATTTTACTTATTAATTTACGTTCAAAGTGATTTTTAGAGAATAATAATATAGCAGCTGCCCCTGTTGATAGACCCGATGTTAAGAATAAAGGGCCTAAAATAGCATTATTCCAAAGAGGTCTGGCATTAAAAGCAGATAATAATATACCTGTATAAACCCCTAAAATAATTGATAATGGAATTAAGGCAATTGCAATATATTTTCTATTTTTAATAATATATTTTTCAAAGGAATTTAAAAATTTTAATTTTTTAAATACTTGTAATTTACTTTCTAATTTTGGATATGTTTCTCTATAATAACTAAATACCCATAACATAGATAGTGGGGTAATAATTAATAATACCCAAGCTCCCCATGACATAGGAGAAGTTATTCTTATCGTAGTATATAATCTCCACACATATAATTTATGAGTTAAATCAAAAAAAAGTGCAGCCAAACCAATAACTAAAGCTATTGGAGCAATTATGGAAGCGTATTTAACTGTTGCTGGCATTTCATTTTCTTTTTTAAGAAGATAGAATAATGCTGTAAAAAACAAGATACCTGCAGCTAAACCACCTAAAAATAAATATAAGGATATTTCCCAGTGCCAAATTTCTAAATATGGATCTATTTTAGGAATGTGTCGTCCACTTACGAAAATTTCTTCTTGCATAATAATATTTTATTTAATTAAATAATATACGTTTGGACTTGTTCCTGCTTCAGGTGCCAAAACTTTGTGTTTTCTAGTTTTTAGTAATTCAGATATTTCACTTGTAGGATCATCTAAATCACCAAAATACATGCATTTTGTAGGGCAAACTTCTACACACGCAGGTTGTTTACCTTTCTCTAGCCTATGATGACAAAAAGTACATTTGTCTACATATCCATCAGGATGTTGATATCTGGCATCATAAGGGCAAGACTCTATACAAGCACCGCATCCAATACATTCATCTTCCGTAACCATTACAATACCGCCTTCTACAATATGACTAGCACCTGTAGGACAACAACGCACGCAAGGTGCATTGTCACAGTGATTACAGCGTTCAGATTTTAGTTCTAAATCTATTGTAGGATATGCACCATTTACAGTTTCAGTTACCCAATCTCTACAATATCCCATTGGAACATTATTTTCGGTTTGGCAAGCCACTACACAATCACTACATCCAACACATTTTAATGTGTCAATTACCATTGCATATCTCATATTTCAATATTTTTATGTGGATCTTCAGTTAAAATTTTCACAAAATTACCTCTAAGTCCTGTTCCACCCATTAATGGGTCAATATGAACTTTAGAAATCATTTCTGTATCGCTAATACCTTTGCCAAAGGCTCTGGTTAATTTTTTATCATTGTGACCAAAGCCATGATATAAATACACAGAATCCCATCGTATTCTCTCTGTTACTCGTACTTTGATTGAAAAAGTAGATATAATTCCGTCTTGGTTTTCAAGCCAAACAACTTGCTCGTTTCTCAAATCTAATATTCTTGCAACTTTTGGATTTATCCATAATTTATTAGTGTCTTTAAGTGCACTTAAATTAGGGTTGTTAATAGTTCTACTAAAAGTATGCATAGGAGATCTACCATAATTTAATCTGTAATAACCTTGAGGA contains the following coding sequences:
- a CDS encoding rhodanese-like domain-containing protein, which translates into the protein MKKLSLFFIGLLLIPSLFLTSCDRGDDLIDSEATPAFTLMKDYLVSNNLDINNILAGPGDAIKFVVGEPAETDLNAFLSKYYIIDIRSSASYGDGHIQGAKNVAFTDILTEAPKAESKPILVVCYTGQTACYATALLRLYGYSNTQALKWGMSGWNSATAGPWNSNIGSPAAGNSNWSYSTAPPNLVFSDPIITSFSTDGSQILKERVEQVVADGFKTVSGGDVLASPNNYFVNNYFGEADYNAFGHITNAYRIKETLLLSTNGYQSLDPSSNAKIATYCYTGQTSAVLTAYLRVLGYDAYSITFGMNGLYNSNNAWVSNKWSASVSKNLPLVN
- a CDS encoding rhodanese-like domain-containing protein; this encodes MMKKLTTYLVLLFITATLFSGFKNSEKKQANYSPTEFELLVQYLEENGNFINSELAPSLVTANEVKKNLKNVKYHIIDIRSESWFEYGHLKNAHNVKASELLTYFENKINASDYSKIILICYSGQSAAYYTSLLRLAGYNNTYSMKWGMSSWREDFAENSWEKNIANTFVNKLETTKNTKAKKGIYPTLNTGKTDAKEILKIRLKKAFEIPYREHIIKSAEVFKNPTNYYIINYWDQEKYNNGHIPGAIQYQPNSSLASNTFLYTLPTNKEIAMYCSTGQNAAYAVAYLNLIGYKTSNIAYGANSFMNKILKEKNWNAFSKKEIHMYPVIE
- a CDS encoding rhodanese-like domain-containing protein, coding for MKELEKTKRISISAVLFILIIFIGVLSFKRPKNIFKNDKNLILNHIVKQDYILQIKDLDSIDGALIDVRSPYEYNKGYIKNAVNIYTPDLLEPKQQSYIKQLNKENKTIVLYAKTPEDASGAWMLLTQLGIKNTKVLCAKLKYKNDKLIVESYPLEKPILNYAEFMKKANSGKITVVKKAPKKIIKLKKKKKKVAEGGC
- a CDS encoding rhodanese-like domain-containing protein is translated as MSKSYKYKKFLVRRYQILAAILIILSAGLVLLPKYEKNEGITPQAFLLNVLSAERYINTDQLANRLINQDPTILLVDVRTPKEFEEYSLPNAVNIPLAEVLSSDSEAYLNQDAFDVVLYSNDNYYSDQAYFLCNRLGYKNLYVLEGGLNKWFSTIINPKIPKETAPKKEFDKYNTRIAAGMYFGVGNTSHKTVKKAPKRVIKLTKKKKKVAEGGC
- a CDS encoding YeeE/YedE thiosulfate transporter family protein, yielding MGPLIPNGVIPTEWNFVIAMFIGIAFGYILEASGFSSSRKLAGVFYGYDFVVLKVFFTAVLVSVIGVYYMDYLGFLNISQLYIHPTYLWASIVGGIVMGFGFVMGGFCPGTDLCAIAIGKIDAMAYGVGILIGVFVFSEFFTFLEPMFDGSYLGHITVVDSLGISPYWFIFLFSILAIALFYIADLIRKKVKKVFY
- a CDS encoding YeeE/YedE thiosulfate transporter family protein — its product is MKVNIEKNRHVYWNPYFGGFLLGILILATFYITGRGLGASGAFKSTVVTVVDDIAPTHAENNAYYEKFIKEDDTPMNTWLVFESLGILIGGFLSGALSGRLKLFVQHSPKITSKRRLIFALLGGAFFGFGAQLARGCTSGAGLSGMAVLSTGGFITVLTIFGSGYLFAYFFRKNWI
- the nrfD gene encoding NrfD/PsrC family molybdoenzyme membrane anchor subunit, producing the protein MQEEIFVSGRHIPKIDPYLEIWHWEISLYLFLGGLAAGILFFTALFYLLKKENEMPATVKYASIIAPIALVIGLAALFFDLTHKLYVWRLYTTIRITSPMSWGAWVLLIITPLSMLWVFSYYRETYPKLESKLQVFKKLKFLNSFEKYIIKNRKYIAIALIPLSIILGVYTGILLSAFNARPLWNNAILGPLFLTSGLSTGAAAILLFSKNHFERKLISKIDLGLIILELALIIHMFMGMAAGSQVQLEAMQILISGQYTVMFFVFVIILGLIVPAILELTEVIGFKVPVIVPALLVLMGGLIFRIVMINAGQLTRFLY
- a CDS encoding 4Fe-4S dicluster domain-containing protein gives rise to the protein MRYAMVIDTLKCVGCSDCVVACQTENNVPMGYCRDWVTETVNGAYPTIDLELKSERCNHCDNAPCVRCCPTGASHIVEGGIVMVTEDECIGCGACIESCPYDARYQHPDGYVDKCTFCHHRLEKGKQPACVEVCPTKCMYFGDLDDPTSEISELLKTRKHKVLAPEAGTSPNVYYLIK